The following are encoded in a window of Solibacillus sp. FSL R7-0668 genomic DNA:
- a CDS encoding NAD-dependent epimerase/dehydratase family protein, which produces MRVLITGGYGFIGSHVADRFFKEGYEVHIIDNLVTGKVENITFKHKFYQLSIDDPKCRDIFAAYNFDIVVHLAAQVSVATSMQNPSYDAQSNIVGLVQMLKFATEFKVKKFIFASSAAVYGEQALLPITEDMPTNPISPYGLSKLVGEKYCSNWAASQGLASICFRFSNVYGPRQTHEGEGGVVSIFLERLLTNNVLQIHGDGHQTRDFIYVGDVAFAIYRASQSSLTGTYNLSTNTESSVNDLIRHYESLHGAIQTIQVAHREGDIQRSVLDNGRIIQNLDWVPMYSLEEGLQKTYEWGTTRTTTVQAVVKEKKNIPNWYKHIKSYLENAVLFFILSVLVLNINMPVLSVFEVGIFYIITVGAIYGNKQAFFAVCLSISLLLLDYFRQGREIVSLMYDTTFFFQIAIFLFIGLVVGYSVQRKNIKITEQKEALENFRMRYDFLETIHEELRDVKDELQLRVLNNEDSFGKIYSIIKELNEVEPEKIFTSTIEVVQKIMRCENVSIYLLNKDETYLRLVASSYLQNEKTYSSSLKVEDTPYIQQIISTNTLFANRKLLANVPVMAAPIYYNNTIKAIITIDGLPFTSFSNYHENLFKVIAGLIETSLSRAFEYIQFTEESRYIGQSIMLQPDVFHEILNSKILAKEKYNMPYALIKIPAIAHTSQQVAEKVNHLLRETDYISYLEDTLYILLSNTKQGDIPLIINRFNNIGIENVIYDEVPL; this is translated from the coding sequence ATGAGAGTATTAATAACAGGTGGCTATGGTTTTATCGGTTCTCATGTAGCAGATCGATTTTTTAAAGAAGGCTATGAAGTGCATATTATCGATAATTTAGTAACCGGGAAAGTTGAAAATATTACATTTAAACATAAATTTTATCAGCTTTCGATAGATGACCCGAAATGTCGGGATATCTTTGCTGCTTATAACTTTGATATCGTTGTCCATTTAGCAGCGCAAGTAAGTGTGGCGACATCGATGCAAAATCCTAGCTATGATGCACAGAGCAATATCGTTGGTCTCGTTCAAATGCTGAAATTTGCGACGGAATTTAAGGTGAAGAAATTTATCTTTGCTTCATCAGCAGCTGTGTATGGGGAGCAGGCTTTGCTACCAATAACGGAGGACATGCCTACAAATCCGATTTCACCCTATGGATTAAGTAAGCTTGTAGGAGAAAAATATTGCAGCAATTGGGCAGCAAGTCAAGGGTTAGCATCCATTTGTTTCCGCTTTTCAAATGTTTATGGCCCGCGCCAAACGCATGAAGGAGAGGGCGGTGTCGTTTCCATATTTTTGGAACGCCTTTTAACGAATAATGTGCTTCAAATTCACGGGGATGGTCATCAAACACGGGATTTTATTTATGTAGGAGATGTTGCATTTGCAATCTATCGCGCTTCTCAAAGTTCGCTCACAGGCACTTATAATTTGTCCACCAATACCGAATCCAGTGTCAATGATCTTATTCGCCATTATGAATCGTTACATGGAGCTATTCAAACGATTCAAGTGGCTCATCGTGAAGGGGATATACAACGCTCTGTTTTAGATAACGGGCGTATCATTCAAAATTTAGATTGGGTGCCCATGTATTCGCTCGAAGAAGGGCTGCAAAAAACATATGAATGGGGTACAACACGGACAACAACTGTACAGGCGGTTGTTAAGGAAAAGAAGAACATTCCAAATTGGTATAAGCATATTAAATCATACCTAGAAAACGCGGTATTATTCTTCATTTTAAGTGTACTCGTACTAAACATAAATATGCCGGTTTTATCCGTTTTTGAAGTTGGTATTTTCTATATTATTACGGTCGGTGCGATTTACGGGAATAAGCAAGCATTCTTTGCGGTTTGCTTATCCATTAGTTTGCTACTGTTGGATTATTTCCGTCAAGGACGAGAAATCGTTTCACTTATGTATGATACAACATTCTTTTTTCAAATCGCCATTTTCTTATTCATTGGCTTAGTCGTTGGTTATTCTGTGCAGCGAAAGAATATTAAAATTACGGAACAAAAAGAAGCGCTAGAAAATTTCCGTATGCGCTATGACTTTTTAGAAACAATTCATGAGGAACTGCGCGATGTAAAGGATGAATTACAATTACGTGTATTAAATAACGAGGATAGCTTCGGGAAAATTTATTCTATCATCAAAGAGTTAAACGAGGTAGAGCCGGAGAAAATTTTTACGAGTACGATTGAGGTTGTACAAAAGATTATGCGTTGTGAAAATGTCTCCATTTATTTATTAAATAAAGATGAAACATATCTTCGACTAGTAGCAAGTTCGTATTTACAAAATGAAAAAACATATTCGAGCTCATTAAAAGTAGAGGATACACCGTATATACAGCAAATCATTAGCACAAATACTCTTTTTGCTAATCGAAAATTACTTGCCAATGTACCCGTAATGGCTGCACCCATTTACTATAATAATACGATTAAGGCCATTATTACGATTGACGGCTTACCCTTTACAAGCTTTTCTAACTATCATGAAAACTTATTCAAAGTAATTGCAGGTTTAATCGAAACATCACTAAGCCGTGCCTTTGAATATATTCAATTTACTGAAGAAAGTCGATACATCGGGCAATCCATCATGCTCCAGCCAGATGTATTCCATGAAATATTGAATAGCAAAATACTGGCAAAAGAAAAATATAATATGCCTTATGCCCTAATTAAAATTCCTGCCATCGCACATACATCGCAGCAAGTGGCTGAAAAAGTAAATCATTTATTGAGGGAGACCGATTATATTAGCTATTTGGAAGATACGCTTTATATTTTACTTTCAAATACAAAGCAAGGAGATATCCCGCTTATTATAAATCGATTTAATAACATAGGTATCGAAAATGTCATTTATGATGAGGTACCGCTATGA
- a CDS encoding right-handed parallel beta-helix repeat-containing protein, which yields MLNRKTVFFFCYMLTIAIFLITIETVQASYYVAPNGSDESEGTYSSPWQSIQYAVNRAEPGDVIFVREGTYKELVVISNKEAADGQWITIKNFQNETPIIDAEGLEITPKQRAGFEIKDSKGIRIEGFEIRNVKADSQESFPAGILVRGHNENIDITENNIHHIANYAKKGNAHGIIVYGNDPQPIQDIRITNNKLSDLTLGRSESLTLSGNIENFVIDKNILTNNNNIGIDAAGRYGACDRDGCIDYARNGVISNNLVSYMSSANNPAYEGSGSSAGIYIDGAQNIVVEKNHVINNDFGISVSSEEEGFSAKNIVVRNNFVSKNTKAGLILGGASIDNGGAENILIIANKFTFNDRSNKGYREVTIQNHTRNIEFSSNTYLRCSSKEHMNISKKVTTDNRFKNESVFSTILCK from the coding sequence ATGTTAAATAGGAAAACGGTTTTCTTTTTTTGTTACATGCTTACGATTGCTATTTTTTTGATAACGATAGAAACCGTACAAGCATCGTATTATGTTGCACCCAATGGAAGTGACGAATCAGAAGGTACATATAGTTCACCTTGGCAATCCATCCAATATGCGGTCAATCGAGCTGAACCAGGTGATGTCATATTTGTTCGTGAAGGTACTTACAAAGAACTGGTTGTTATCTCGAATAAAGAGGCAGCAGACGGTCAATGGATAACGATTAAAAATTTTCAGAACGAAACACCGATTATCGATGCTGAAGGCTTAGAAATCACGCCTAAACAAAGAGCCGGGTTTGAAATTAAAGACTCGAAAGGGATTCGAATAGAAGGCTTTGAAATACGAAATGTGAAAGCCGACTCTCAAGAATCCTTTCCAGCAGGTATTTTAGTACGAGGACACAATGAAAATATTGACATCACAGAAAATAACATTCATCACATTGCGAATTATGCAAAAAAAGGGAATGCACATGGCATTATTGTATACGGTAATGACCCACAGCCCATTCAAGATATTCGAATAACAAACAACAAACTATCTGATTTAACGCTCGGTCGTAGTGAATCCTTAACGTTGAGTGGCAATATAGAAAATTTCGTCATTGATAAAAATATATTGACCAACAACAATAATATCGGCATTGATGCTGCTGGCCGGTACGGTGCTTGTGATCGAGATGGATGTATAGATTATGCGCGCAATGGCGTGATTTCAAATAATTTAGTTTCCTATATGTCTTCTGCAAACAATCCGGCTTATGAAGGCTCGGGATCATCGGCAGGTATTTATATTGATGGCGCACAAAACATCGTCGTGGAAAAAAACCATGTTATCAATAATGACTTCGGAATTTCAGTCTCAAGTGAAGAAGAAGGTTTTTCCGCCAAAAATATTGTCGTAAGAAATAATTTTGTTTCTAAAAACACAAAGGCGGGTCTTATTTTAGGTGGAGCAAGTATTGATAATGGCGGAGCCGAGAATATCTTGATTATTGCTAATAAATTTACCTTTAATGATCGTTCCAACAAAGGCTATAGAGAAGTTACCATTCAGAATCATACACGCAATATCGAATTTTCCAGCAATACGTATTTAAGATGTAGCTCTAAAGAACATATGAATATCTCTAAAAAAGTAACGACGGATAATCGCTTCAAAAATGAATCCGTGTTTTCAACCATTTTATGTAAATAA